Proteins from a single region of Congzhengia minquanensis:
- a CDS encoding YopX family protein — translation MRINFKIVKNGEQISLRDAIKEKYVSITDEGICNTSENIKIFKSTGLYDYNSKEIFENDILIDNKGRKYKVVNISGTFCIKGIGKNKDFEPFALNGLKLINRVDGLEIIQ, via the coding sequence ATGAGAATAAACTTTAAAATTGTAAAAAATGGAGAACAAATCTCATTAAGAGATGCAATAAAAGAAAAATATGTTTCTATTACGGACGAGGGTATATGTAATACCTCAGAAAATATTAAAATTTTTAAATCTACTGGTTTATATGATTATAATTCAAAAGAGATATTTGAAAATGACATACTTATTGATAACAAGGGAAGAAAATACAAAGTAGTAAATATATCTGGAACATTCTGCATTAAAGGTATTGGCAAGAACAAGGATTTTGAACCGTTTGCCTTAAATGGCCTAAAGCTTATTAATAGGGTTGATGGTTTAGAAATAATACAATGA
- a CDS encoding tyrosine-type recombinase/integrase, whose amino-acid sequence MCYKVETYAKLATQLRDKMQGMPEFIVNFINSYKSTATRNNNWCILKGFLEWLLDRKYMVCKDIFSITASDFATITVSNLDQYFEYLQGSKNNTLETICTKKKVLNAFWNYLLENGNVEKNVVKFVSKSKYKTEKKRGEVKVQTDKEQQAFLNRLSTGNNNEFDIERNIAIVKLLAGSGIRCQELINLDVSDVFLNGGELLNEGGETKSPFINILGKGNIQEYESVFISSEAAEALNKYLIVRTKFLLDKHSESEALFLSNRGVRLKKTAITSFFKRYSNGEITPHMMRHYVGTKLYESTGDLILVQKQLRHSSRETTAKYYVKTNKNNLISAVGNLSVYSN is encoded by the coding sequence ATGTGTTATAAGGTTGAAACTTATGCAAAATTAGCTACACAATTACGTGATAAAATGCAGGGTATGCCAGAGTTTATTGTAAATTTTATAAACAGCTATAAATCAACGGCAACAAGAAATAATAATTGGTGTATCCTTAAAGGATTTTTAGAATGGCTTTTAGACAGGAAATATATGGTCTGTAAAGACATTTTCAGTATAACTGCATCTGATTTTGCGACAATAACCGTAAGCAATTTAGATCAATATTTTGAATATTTACAGGGTAGTAAAAACAACACACTTGAAACAATATGTACTAAGAAAAAAGTGTTAAATGCATTTTGGAATTATCTTTTGGAAAATGGAAATGTTGAAAAAAATGTTGTAAAATTTGTTTCAAAATCAAAATATAAAACCGAAAAAAAACGCGGTGAAGTCAAAGTTCAAACAGACAAAGAACAGCAAGCATTTTTAAATCGTTTGTCAACGGGAAACAATAACGAATTTGATATTGAACGGAATATTGCTATTGTAAAACTGTTAGCCGGAAGTGGTATTCGATGTCAAGAGCTTATTAATTTAGATGTTTCAGATGTATTTTTGAACGGGGGAGAATTATTAAATGAAGGGGGCGAAACTAAAAGTCCTTTTATAAATATTCTTGGCAAAGGTAATATACAAGAATATGAATCGGTCTTTATATCATCTGAAGCTGCGGAAGCTTTAAACAAATATTTAATCGTAAGAACAAAATTTTTATTGGACAAGCATTCAGAATCAGAAGCTTTATTTTTGTCTAATAGAGGGGTAAGATTGAAAAAGACAGCAATAACAAGCTTTTTCAAACGATATTCTAACGGAGAAATAACACCTCATATGATGAGACATTATGTCGGAACAAAGTTATATGAGTCAACAGGAGATTTAATCTTGGTGCAGAAACAGCTAAGACATTCGAGTCGTGAAACAACTGCTAAATATTATGTTAAAACGAATAAAAACAATCTTATTAGTGCGGTTGGAAATTTGTCTGTGTATAGCAATTAA
- a CDS encoding class I SAM-dependent methyltransferase → MFNKDFYPTPEHLINKMLSGVNLKMIKTILEPSAGKGNIVDSIKKKEGLFSTYYNKITFDIDCVELDKNLQHILKGKNYRVVHNDFLTYETMKEYDLIIMNPPFSNGAKHLLRALKMQKRNGGAVICLLNAETLKNQCNNDRIILSRLLTEYGAEIEYISNAFIGAEQKTPVETALIKVKLPEVKRQSFIFDTLQKEQEQKEVEYTEENNQLVENDFLAAIVKQYQMEVEAGIKLIKEFYAMKPYIMAEFKKDEETGETKQTGGCILRLNLSNNWDGQYNTLNINSFIREVRGKYWKALFNNPKFIGQLTKNLRDDYYNKVEELKDYDFSLYNIYEVKIDMNNRIVKGIEEVIVKLFEKLSYEHSYSNECSKNIQYYNGWKTNKAYIINKKVIIPLNGYWGGFRPTNYKVIEELQEIEKCFNYLDGVLTDAVDLKGALQFAEECGETKGIQLKYFTVTFYKKGTCHITFSNDDLLKKFNVFGSQKKGWLPPTYGKKQYKDMTVEEKVVVKEFDGSESEYNKVIQNQQYYLFDGNSVLMLESDLQTTE, encoded by the coding sequence ATGTTTAATAAAGATTTTTACCCAACACCGGAGCATTTAATCAATAAGATGCTCTCTGGTGTGAATTTAAAAATGATTAAAACAATTCTTGAGCCGTCAGCGGGGAAAGGAAATATAGTTGATAGTATCAAGAAAAAAGAGGGGTTGTTTAGTACATATTATAATAAAATTACTTTTGATATTGACTGCGTAGAACTTGATAAAAATTTACAACACATACTCAAAGGGAAAAATTATAGAGTAGTACATAATGATTTTTTGACGTATGAGACTATGAAGGAATACGACTTAATTATTATGAATCCTCCATTTAGTAACGGTGCTAAACATCTTCTCAGGGCGTTAAAAATGCAGAAGCGTAACGGTGGCGCGGTGATATGTTTACTCAATGCGGAAACATTAAAAAATCAGTGCAACAACGACAGAATAATTCTTTCAAGACTTTTGACGGAATACGGCGCAGAGATTGAATATATATCAAACGCATTTATAGGCGCAGAGCAGAAAACGCCAGTCGAAACGGCACTAATTAAAGTTAAATTACCGGAAGTCAAGAGACAGTCATTTATATTTGATACTTTACAGAAGGAGCAGGAACAAAAAGAAGTTGAATATACAGAGGAAAACAATCAGCTTGTCGAAAATGACTTTTTGGCGGCTATTGTCAAACAGTATCAAATGGAAGTAGAAGCCGGAATCAAACTAATAAAAGAGTTTTATGCGATGAAGCCTTATATTATGGCAGAATTTAAGAAGGACGAGGAAACAGGAGAAACAAAACAGACAGGAGGTTGCATTTTAAGGCTGAATTTAAGTAATAACTGGGACGGACAGTATAACACATTGAATATAAACTCGTTTATCCGAGAAGTGCGCGGCAAGTATTGGAAAGCATTATTTAATAATCCAAAGTTTATCGGACAACTTACCAAAAATTTACGGGACGATTATTACAACAAAGTTGAGGAATTAAAAGATTATGATTTCTCGCTTTACAATATCTATGAAGTTAAAATAGATATGAATAACAGAATTGTCAAAGGCATTGAAGAGGTTATTGTAAAACTATTTGAAAAATTGAGCTATGAGCATAGTTATTCAAACGAATGTAGTAAAAATATTCAATATTATAATGGCTGGAAAACAAACAAGGCGTATATAATCAACAAGAAAGTTATTATACCATTAAATGGATATTGGGGCGGATTTAGACCGACAAATTATAAGGTTATAGAGGAATTACAAGAAATTGAGAAGTGTTTTAACTATCTTGATGGAGTATTAACGGACGCGGTTGATTTGAAAGGGGCTTTACAGTTTGCGGAAGAATGCGGAGAAACAAAAGGAATTCAATTAAAGTATTTTACGGTTACTTTTTACAAAAAGGGGACTTGCCATATTACTTTTAGCAATGACGATTTATTAAAGAAATTTAATGTTTTCGGAAGTCAAAAAAAGGGGTGGCTGCCTCCTACATATGGCAAAAAACAGTATAAAGACATGACAGTAGAGGAAAAGGTGGTAGTAAAAGAGTTTGATGGAAGCGAATCGGAATATAACAAAGTAATTCAGAATCAACAATATTATTTGTTTGATGGAAACTCTGTTTTGATGTTAGAAAGCGATTTGCAAACAACAGAATAA
- a CDS encoding helix-turn-helix domain-containing protein, with the protein MIKYYKLLDMLNRLEMSKEDLRLKIGVSSATMAKISKHQYISLEVIDKICRLLHCQPGDIMEYIPDKD; encoded by the coding sequence ATGATAAAATATTATAAACTTTTGGATATGCTTAACCGCCTTGAAATGTCAAAAGAAGATTTGCGGCTTAAAATCGGCGTATCATCGGCAACTATGGCGAAAATATCAAAACATCAATATATATCACTTGAAGTTATAGATAAAATATGCCGCTTATTACATTGTCAACCCGGAGACATCATGGAATATATACCGGATAAAGATTGA
- a CDS encoding type II toxin-antitoxin system RelE family toxin → MYHIIIKKKAKKFIDKLSQNERNRVVANIERLPDGEDIKPLKGHKGLLRLRVGQYRIIYTVNNGELTVIVVDADNRGDIYKNL, encoded by the coding sequence ATGTATCATATAATCATTAAGAAAAAAGCAAAGAAATTCATTGACAAACTTTCGCAAAATGAACGGAATCGGGTGGTTGCGAATATTGAACGTCTGCCCGATGGCGAAGATATTAAACCATTAAAAGGGCATAAAGGGTTACTTCGTTTACGTGTTGGCCAATATCGTATTATTTACACGGTTAACAATGGTGAATTAACTGTTATTGTTGTTGACGCAGATAATCGCGGCGATATTTATAAAAATCTATAA
- a CDS encoding type II toxin-antitoxin system YafQ family toxin, giving the protein MLNLNWSSKYKKDFKNCIKRNYDLSLIETVINTLRIPEPLPAKYYNHLLQGDYKGCQECHIAPDWLLIYQVFDNELYLIRTGTHSDLFE; this is encoded by the coding sequence ATGCTAAACTTAAACTGGAGTAGTAAATACAAAAAAGATTTCAAAAATTGTATTAAACGAAATTATGATTTATCTTTGATTGAAACAGTAATAAATACATTGCGTATTCCTGAACCACTGCCGGCAAAGTATTATAATCATTTGTTGCAGGGAGATTATAAAGGTTGTCAAGAATGTCATATAGCACCTGATTGGTTATTAATTTATCAAGTATTTGATAATGAATTATATTTAATCAGGACAGGAACACATTCAGACCTATTTGAATAA